Proteins co-encoded in one Ammospiza caudacuta isolate bAmmCau1 chromosome 16, bAmmCau1.pri, whole genome shotgun sequence genomic window:
- the ETF1 gene encoding eukaryotic peptide chain release factor subunit 1: MADDPSAADRNVEIWKIKKLIKSLEAARGNGTSMISLIIPPKDQISRVAKMLADEFGTASNIKSRVNRLSVLGAITSVQQRLKLYNKVPPNGLVVYCGTIVTEEGKEKKVNIDFEPFKPINTSLYLCDNKFHTEALTALLSDDSKFGFIVIDGSGALFGTLQGNTREVLHKFTVDLPKKHGRGGQSALRFARLRMEKRHNYVRKVAETAVQLFISGDKVNVAGLVLAGSADFKTELSQSDMFDQRLQSKVLKLVDISYGGENGFNQAIELSTEVLSNVKFIQEKKLIGRYFDEISQDTGKYCFGVEDTLKALEMGAVEILIVYENLDIMRYVLHCQGTEEEKILYLTPEQEKDKSHFTDKETGQEHELIESMPLLEWFANNYKKFGATLEIVTDKSQEGSQFVKGFGGIGGILRYRVDFQGMEYQGGDDEFFDLDDY, translated from the exons atgGCGGACGATCCCAGCGCTGCCGACCGCAACGTGGAGATCTGGAAGATCAAGAAGCTCATCAAGAGCCTGGAGGCGGCCCGCGG CAATGGTACCAGCATGATCTCGTTGATCATTCCCCCCAAAGACCAGATCTCACGAGTGGCAAAGATGTTAGCGGACGAGTTTGGCACCGCCTCCAACATCAAGTCCCGGGTGAATCGCCTTTCAGTGCTGGGAGCCATCACATCTGTACAGCAAAGACTGAAACTCTATAACAAAG TACCTCCAAATGGTCTGGTTGTTTACTGTGGAACAATTGtgacagaagaaggaaaagagaagaaagtcAACATTGACTTTGAACCTTTCAAACCAATCAATACGTCGTTGTATTTGTGTGACAACAAATTCCACACGGAG GCCCTCACGGCGCTGCTCTCCGACGACAGCAAGTTTGGCTTCATTGTAATAGACGGGAGCGGGGCCCTGTTCGGGACGCTGCAGGGCAACACGCGGGAAGTGCTGCACAAATTCACTGTGGATCTTCCAAAGAAGCACG gcagaggaggTCAGTCTGCCCTGCGCTTCGCCCGCCTGCGCATGGAGAAGCGGCACAACTACGTGCGCAAGGTGGCCGAGACGGCCGTGCAGCTCTTCATCTCCGGGGACAAGGTCAACGTGGCCGGGCTCGTCCTCGCCGGCTCGGCCGACTTCAAAACTGAGCTCAGCCAGTCTGACATGTTTGATCAG cGGTTGCAATCCAAAGTGCTCAAACTAGTTGATATTTCATATGGAGGAGAAAATGGCTTCAATCAAGCAATTGAGTTGTCAACTGAGGTCCTCTCCAATGTGAAATTCATCCAAGAGAAAAAGCTAATAG GACGATACTTCGATGAGATCAGCCAGGACACGGGCAAGTACTGCTTTGGTGTGGAAGATACACTAAAAGCTTTGGAAATGGGAGCAGTAGAGATCCTGATAGTCTATGAAAACCTGGATATCATGAGATACGTCCTGCACTGCCAAGGCACGGAGG AGGAGAAGATCCTGTATTTGACACCAGAGCAAGAGAAGGATAAATCCCACTTCACAGACAAGGAG ACTGGGCAGGAACATGAACTCATAGAAAGTATGCCCCTCCTGGAGTGGTTTGCAAACAACTACAAGAAATTTGGAGCAACATTGGAAATTGTTACAGACAAATCACAAGAAGGATCCCAATTTGTGAAAGGATTTGGAGGAATTGGAG